Proteins encoded together in one Mycobacterium sp. MS1601 window:
- a CDS encoding MmcQ/YjbR family DNA-binding protein, whose protein sequence is MARRGYCRIDDFVELVGQLDDVERTDNRNYSKFTVSSRTFAYLWPETSTVGLRQTIAEQLALVAERPSVFEIQFTTADFGWVVVYLEKIKRDELAELTFEAWRLSAPQTLVSARADRLPL, encoded by the coding sequence ATGGCCAGACGCGGGTACTGCCGAATCGATGATTTTGTGGAGTTGGTGGGCCAACTCGACGACGTCGAGCGCACCGACAACCGTAACTACTCCAAGTTCACCGTGTCGTCGCGGACGTTTGCCTACCTGTGGCCGGAGACCAGTACGGTGGGTTTGCGCCAGACCATCGCCGAACAGCTGGCCCTGGTGGCCGAACGGCCGTCGGTCTTCGAGATACAGTTCACCACAGCCGATTTCGGTTGGGTGGTGGTATACCTGGAGAAGATCAAACGAGACGAGCTGGCCGAGTTGACGTTCGAGGCCTGGCGGTTGAGCGCTCCTCAGACACTGGTCAGCGCCCGTGCGGACCGGTTGCCGCTCTAA
- a CDS encoding DUF1802 family protein, which yields MTAALKEWSAAIHGLLDGRQSILLRKGGIHEKRFAVSAQEFLLFPTSVHSHAERVRPEHRELLASTDSTEAAVTVRAAAKVIAAQQVENPDGLDDIADLHIWTRESIQTDRLDFRPKHLLTVLVVQVFPLLEPTSLPRVPEYGGCRSWVELPVAAEYGDPVRAVTDLGEIAQRVKNSVG from the coding sequence ATGACGGCGGCGCTCAAGGAGTGGAGCGCGGCGATTCACGGCCTGCTCGACGGCCGCCAGAGCATCCTGTTGCGCAAAGGCGGTATCCACGAAAAGCGCTTCGCCGTGTCGGCGCAGGAGTTCCTGTTGTTCCCCACATCTGTGCACAGTCATGCCGAGCGGGTGCGGCCCGAGCATCGGGAACTGCTGGCGAGCACAGACAGCACCGAGGCGGCAGTCACAGTGCGGGCAGCGGCGAAAGTGATTGCGGCGCAGCAGGTCGAGAACCCCGACGGTCTGGACGACATCGCCGACCTACACATCTGGACCCGTGAGTCGATCCAGACGGACCGGTTGGACTTCCGGCCCAAACATCTCCTGACAGTGCTGGTGGTGCAGGTGTTTCCGCTGCTGGAACCGACGTCACTGCCTCGGGTTCCGGAATACGGCGGCTGCAGGAGCTGGGTGGAACTACCCGTGGCCGCCGAATACGGCGACCCGGTGCGCGCCGTCACCGATCTCGGGGAGATCGCGCAGCGGGTGAAGAACTCCGTCGGTTAG
- a CDS encoding DUF2277 domain-containing protein: MCRNITELRGLEPAATPVEIEAAARQYVRKVSGISRPSEANVEAFEAAVAEVTATTTRLLQLLPPRRQPPKTVPPLRRPDVQARIAARAT, encoded by the coding sequence ATGTGCCGGAACATCACCGAGTTACGCGGACTCGAACCTGCTGCGACACCGGTGGAGATCGAAGCCGCGGCCCGTCAGTACGTTCGCAAGGTCAGCGGCATCTCCCGTCCGTCGGAGGCCAACGTCGAGGCTTTCGAGGCGGCTGTCGCCGAGGTCACCGCCACGACCACCCGGCTGTTGCAGCTGCTGCCTCCGCGCCGGCAACCGCCCAAGACGGTGCCGCCGCTGCGCCGCCCGGACGTGCAGGCCCGCATCGCTGCCAGGGCGACATGA
- a CDS encoding enoyl-CoA hydratase: MSEVLLIDTEERVRTLTLNRPQSRNALSAQLRQELFGALADAEVDDAVDVVIVTAADPVFCAGLDLKELGDSTELPDISPKWPTMRKPVIGAINGAAVTGGLELALYCDILIASEHARFADTHARVGLLPTWGLSVRLPQKVGVGLARRMSLTGDYLCADDALRAGLVTEVVPHDQLLPAARAVAASIVGNNQQAVRALLDSYHRIDGVQTNAALWVEAESARAWMRSATGDDIAASRASVMERGRSQMS, from the coding sequence ATGAGTGAGGTCCTGCTGATCGACACCGAAGAGCGCGTGCGCACCCTGACCCTCAACCGCCCCCAGTCCCGAAACGCCCTGTCAGCACAGTTGCGGCAGGAGCTCTTCGGGGCACTGGCCGATGCGGAAGTCGACGACGCCGTCGACGTCGTGATCGTCACCGCCGCCGATCCGGTGTTCTGCGCGGGGCTGGACCTCAAGGAACTCGGCGACAGCACCGAACTGCCCGACATCTCGCCGAAGTGGCCAACGATGCGCAAACCCGTCATCGGCGCAATCAACGGCGCGGCGGTCACCGGCGGCCTCGAGCTTGCGCTGTACTGCGACATCCTGATCGCCTCCGAGCACGCCCGCTTCGCCGACACCCACGCCCGTGTCGGCCTGCTGCCCACTTGGGGCCTGTCGGTGCGGCTGCCCCAGAAGGTGGGCGTGGGTTTGGCCCGCCGGATGAGCCTCACCGGCGACTACCTCTGCGCGGACGACGCCCTGCGCGCCGGCTTGGTCACCGAAGTGGTGCCCCACGACCAGCTGCTGCCGGCAGCGCGTGCCGTAGCTGCCTCGATCGTCGGCAACAACCAGCAGGCGGTGCGCGCACTGCTGGACTCCTACCACCGCATCGACGGCGTGCAGACCAACGCGGCACTGTGGGTGGAGGCCGAGTCAGCACGAGCCTGGATGCGGTCGGCCACCGGCGATGACATCGCCGCCAGCCGCGCATCGGTGATGGAACGCGGCCGCAGCCAGATGAGCTGA
- a CDS encoding MATE family efflux transporter, whose translation MAEPPPPTSRTIAGLALPALGVLAAEPLYLLFDIAVVGRLGALSLAGLAIGGLILGLVASQGTFLSYGTTARSARFYGAGDRGAAVREGVQATWLAVGLGLLIIAVVEAAAVPIVTAIAGSDGIADTALPWLRIAILGAPAILISLAGNGWMRGVQDTVRPLRYVITGFVASAILCPLLVYGWFGLPRLELEGSAVANLVGQWLAALLFCRALVVERVSLRLDVAVLPAQLAMGRDLLIRSLAFQACFVSAAAVAARFGAASVAAHQVVLQLWSFLALVLDSLAIAAQSLVGAALGGGHLPHAKTVARRVTVFSTAAAATLAAAFALGATVLPKLFTDDAAVLAAVEVPWWFLVAQLPVAGIVFALDGVLLGAGDAKFMRNATLASALIGFLPLIWLSLIYGWGLFGIWSGLSLFMVLRLVFVGWRTVSGRWLVAGTT comes from the coding sequence TTGGCTGAGCCGCCTCCGCCGACCAGTCGCACCATTGCGGGTCTGGCGTTGCCCGCGCTCGGGGTGCTGGCCGCCGAGCCGCTCTACCTGTTGTTCGACATCGCCGTGGTGGGCCGCCTCGGGGCGCTGTCGCTGGCCGGTTTGGCCATCGGCGGCCTGATCCTCGGCCTGGTTGCCTCTCAAGGCACCTTCCTGTCCTACGGAACCACGGCGCGCTCCGCCCGCTTCTACGGTGCGGGTGATCGCGGCGCTGCCGTCCGCGAGGGTGTGCAGGCCACCTGGCTGGCGGTCGGCCTGGGTCTACTGATCATCGCCGTGGTCGAGGCTGCGGCGGTGCCGATCGTCACGGCGATCGCGGGAAGCGACGGCATCGCGGACACCGCGCTGCCGTGGCTGCGGATCGCCATACTCGGCGCGCCTGCGATCTTGATCTCGCTGGCCGGCAACGGCTGGATGCGCGGTGTGCAGGACACCGTCCGCCCGCTGCGGTACGTGATCACCGGATTTGTGGCGTCGGCGATCCTGTGCCCGTTGCTGGTCTACGGCTGGTTCGGACTGCCGCGGCTGGAGCTCGAGGGGTCGGCGGTGGCCAACCTGGTGGGCCAGTGGCTGGCTGCCCTGCTGTTCTGCCGGGCGCTGGTGGTGGAGCGGGTATCGCTGCGGCTGGACGTCGCGGTGCTGCCCGCGCAGTTGGCCATGGGACGTGATCTGCTGATCCGCAGCCTGGCGTTCCAGGCCTGCTTCGTCTCTGCCGCCGCAGTCGCCGCGCGGTTCGGTGCGGCCTCGGTGGCCGCCCACCAGGTGGTGCTGCAGTTGTGGAGTTTTCTTGCGCTGGTGCTTGATTCGCTGGCCATTGCAGCGCAGTCACTGGTGGGTGCCGCTCTCGGCGGGGGGCATCTGCCGCACGCGAAGACGGTGGCCAGGCGTGTGACGGTGTTCTCCACCGCGGCAGCGGCCACCCTGGCGGCGGCGTTCGCGCTCGGCGCGACAGTGTTGCCCAAGCTGTTCACCGATGACGCCGCGGTGTTGGCGGCCGTGGAAGTGCCGTGGTGGTTTCTTGTGGCTCAACTGCCGGTGGCGGGAATCGTTTTCGCGTTGGACGGAGTGCTGCTGGGCGCCGGTGACGCGAAGTTCATGCGCAACGCGACGCTGGCCAGCGCGCTGATCGGTTTTCTGCCGTTGATCTGGCTGTCCCTGATCTACGGTTGGGGACTGTTCGGTATCTGGTCGGGCCTGAGCTTGTTCATGGTGTTGCGACTGGTGTTCGTCGGCTGGCGGACGGTCTCCGGGCGCTGGCTGGTGGCCGGCACCACCTGA
- a CDS encoding DHH family phosphoesterase, which translates to MTAIDPKTEQDLVGRRVDAGGAVEVLSHAHSVLIVCHVFPDADTIGAGLALAQVLDDLGRYVRVSFAAPATLPDSLATLPGGHLLVSPDDVDPHPDLVVTVDIPSPNRLGALQAVLADSDVPVLVIDHHASNQLFGTVNFVDPAADSTTVLVADILDAWARPIDAQVAHCLYAGLTTDTGSFRWASARAHRLAARLVELGVDNAGISRTLLDSHPFAWLSMLSRVLSSAQLVSEAIGGRGLVFTVVEHSEWAAARPEEIESIVDIVRTTQQAEVAAVFKEIEPQHWSVSMRAKTFDLTPVAIGFGGGGHKQAAGYSASGSADKVIAELRTALG; encoded by the coding sequence GTGACCGCAATCGACCCGAAGACTGAGCAGGATCTGGTTGGTCGGCGCGTGGACGCCGGCGGCGCCGTCGAGGTGCTGTCCCACGCGCATTCGGTGCTCATCGTGTGCCACGTCTTCCCCGATGCCGACACCATCGGCGCAGGGCTGGCGTTGGCTCAGGTTCTCGACGATCTCGGCAGGTACGTCCGGGTGAGCTTTGCCGCTCCCGCGACACTGCCGGACTCGCTGGCCACGCTGCCTGGCGGTCATCTGCTGGTCAGCCCGGACGATGTGGATCCGCACCCTGATCTGGTGGTCACCGTCGACATCCCCAGCCCGAACCGCCTCGGCGCGTTGCAGGCCGTACTGGCGGATTCCGACGTCCCCGTTCTGGTGATCGATCACCATGCCTCCAACCAGCTCTTCGGCACGGTCAACTTCGTCGACCCGGCGGCGGACTCCACCACCGTGCTGGTGGCCGACATCCTGGACGCCTGGGCCCGGCCCATCGACGCCCAGGTGGCACATTGTCTGTACGCCGGTCTGACCACCGATACCGGGTCCTTTCGGTGGGCCAGCGCCCGCGCGCACCGGCTCGCCGCCCGCCTGGTGGAACTCGGTGTCGACAACGCCGGGATCAGCCGCACCCTGCTGGACAGCCACCCGTTCGCCTGGCTGTCCATGCTGTCGCGAGTGCTGTCATCGGCGCAGCTGGTATCCGAGGCGATCGGTGGACGTGGCCTGGTCTTCACCGTGGTCGAGCACAGTGAGTGGGCCGCGGCCCGGCCCGAGGAGATCGAGAGCATCGTCGACATCGTCCGCACCACCCAGCAGGCCGAGGTGGCGGCGGTGTTCAAGGAGATCGAACCGCAGCACTGGTCGGTGTCCATGCGCGCCAAGACTTTTGACCTCACCCCGGTGGCCATCGGTTTCGGCGGCGGCGGGCACAAGCAGGCTGCGGGCTACTCGGCGTCGGGCTCCGCGGACAAGGTGATCGCCGAACTGCGCACCGCCCTTGGCTGA
- the rbfA gene encoding 30S ribosome-binding factor RbfA: protein MADPARARRLAKRISTIVASAIEYEIKDPRLAFVTVTDTKVTGDLHDATVYYTVRGQSLDDDPDVAGAAAALDRAKGVLRTKVGAGTGVRYTPTLSFVLDTVPETAAHMEELLARARAADADLARVREGATPAGDPDPYRVSGAEDNGGGLETDLEKDPEDAGDRNRPED from the coding sequence GTGGCTGATCCAGCACGCGCACGGCGCCTGGCCAAGCGCATCTCCACCATCGTCGCCTCGGCGATCGAGTACGAGATCAAGGATCCCCGGTTGGCCTTCGTGACTGTCACGGACACGAAGGTCACCGGAGATCTACACGACGCCACCGTGTACTACACGGTGCGCGGTCAGAGCCTCGACGACGATCCCGACGTGGCGGGTGCGGCTGCGGCACTCGATCGCGCCAAGGGTGTCCTGCGCACAAAAGTCGGTGCTGGAACCGGTGTCCGGTACACGCCGACGTTGTCGTTCGTGTTGGACACCGTGCCCGAGACGGCTGCGCACATGGAGGAGCTGCTGGCCCGCGCGCGGGCAGCGGACGCTGACCTGGCGAGGGTTCGGGAGGGTGCGACGCCGGCCGGGGATCCCGACCCGTACCGTGTCAGTGGGGCGGAGGACAACGGCGGGGGACTGGAGACGGACCTAGAGAAGGATCCCGAGGACGCCGGTGACCGCAATCGACCCGAAGACTGA
- a CDS encoding YlxR family protein, with translation MVQRETSAADTRKAPESRLTGKHSPVRTCVGCRKRELAVELLRVVAGFSKNDAGTDVTAVIVDTTGNLPGRGAWLHPRPDCVDAAIRRRAFARALRITGPQDTSAVTEHLSARHTAE, from the coding sequence GTGGTCCAGCGCGAAACCTCTGCCGCCGACACTCGAAAGGCACCGGAATCCCGGTTGACGGGAAAGCACAGCCCGGTGCGCACGTGTGTCGGATGTCGGAAGCGAGAGTTGGCCGTCGAACTGCTTCGAGTGGTGGCGGGGTTCAGCAAGAACGATGCGGGAACAGATGTGACCGCAGTGATCGTTGACACCACCGGTAACCTTCCGGGGCGGGGTGCGTGGCTGCACCCCAGACCGGATTGTGTTGATGCAGCGATTCGGCGGCGAGCATTCGCTCGAGCGTTGCGCATCACCGGTCCGCAGGACACCTCCGCGGTGACCGAGCACCTCAGTGCCCGGCACACAGCGGAGTAA
- the nusA gene encoding transcription termination factor NusA — MNIDMAALHAIEVDRGIPAGELLETIKSALLTAYRHTEGHSADATIEIDRKTGEVKVMAREHDGDGQVISEWDDTPEGFGRVAATTARQVMLQRFRDAENEKIYGEFSAREGDIVAGVIQRDARANARGEVVLRMGSETKFSEGVIPASEQVPGERYEHGDRLRCFVLGVTRGVREPQIRLSRTHPNLVRKLFSLEVPEIADGSVEIVAVAREAGHRSKIAVASRLPGLNAKGACIGPMGQRVRNVMSELSGEKIDIIDFDEDPARFVANALSPAKVVSVTVIDAGARAARVVVPDFQLSLAIGKEGQNARLAARLTGWRIDIRSDAAPNPDEPGDSQPPPRRSHDAPHHR, encoded by the coding sequence ATGAACATCGACATGGCCGCGCTGCACGCCATCGAGGTCGACCGCGGAATCCCCGCCGGCGAGCTCCTCGAGACCATCAAATCAGCGTTGCTGACTGCCTATCGACACACCGAGGGGCACTCCGCGGACGCCACCATCGAGATCGACCGCAAGACCGGCGAGGTCAAGGTGATGGCCCGCGAGCACGACGGCGATGGTCAGGTGATCAGCGAGTGGGACGACACCCCGGAGGGGTTCGGACGGGTTGCGGCGACCACGGCGCGGCAGGTCATGTTGCAGCGCTTCCGCGACGCCGAGAACGAGAAGATCTACGGCGAGTTCTCCGCCCGTGAAGGCGACATCGTGGCAGGAGTCATCCAGCGAGATGCCCGGGCGAACGCGCGCGGGGAAGTGGTGCTGCGGATGGGCAGCGAGACCAAGTTCTCCGAAGGTGTCATCCCGGCCTCCGAACAGGTACCAGGTGAGCGCTACGAGCACGGCGACAGGTTGCGTTGTTTTGTGCTCGGAGTGACCCGAGGTGTGCGAGAACCCCAGATCCGGCTCTCGCGCACCCACCCGAACCTGGTGCGCAAGCTGTTCTCGCTCGAGGTGCCCGAGATCGCCGACGGTTCGGTCGAAATCGTGGCGGTGGCCCGTGAGGCAGGCCACCGCTCCAAGATCGCCGTGGCCTCCCGGCTGCCGGGCCTCAACGCCAAGGGTGCCTGCATCGGCCCGATGGGCCAGCGGGTGCGCAACGTGATGAGTGAACTGTCGGGCGAGAAGATCGACATCATCGACTTCGACGAGGACCCCGCGCGGTTTGTCGCCAACGCGCTGTCGCCGGCGAAGGTGGTGTCGGTGACGGTCATCGACGCCGGCGCCCGCGCCGCACGTGTGGTGGTGCCCGATTTCCAGCTGTCGCTGGCCATCGGCAAAGAAGGGCAGAATGCCCGGTTGGCGGCCCGGCTGACGGGCTGGCGGATTGACATCCGCAGTGATGCCGCACCCAACCCGGATGAGCCGGGAGACAGTCAACCGCCGCCCCGGCGATCCCACGACGCGCCACATCACCGCTGA
- the rimP gene encoding ribosome maturation factor RimP, producing MRAGYEIEDVRVDTSSNPARIVVVADGDTPLDLDAVAELSRTASQLLDTLTEASSPYVLEVSSPGVDRPLSTEKHFRRAHGRRVELRLGDGEQVTGRIAGVDSGLLRLVVPAGGKGAIRWSVREVQLGDITKAVVQVDFSPPSQRELDLVGQAGTEAGA from the coding sequence ATGCGTGCCGGTTACGAGATCGAGGACGTTCGTGTGGACACGTCCTCGAACCCGGCCCGGATCGTCGTCGTCGCCGACGGTGACACCCCGCTGGATCTCGATGCCGTCGCCGAGCTGTCGCGCACCGCCTCACAGCTATTGGACACCCTGACCGAGGCGTCCAGTCCCTACGTGCTGGAAGTGAGTTCGCCGGGAGTCGACCGGCCGCTGAGTACCGAGAAGCACTTTCGCCGGGCGCACGGGCGCCGGGTGGAACTGCGCCTCGGTGACGGTGAGCAGGTCACCGGACGGATCGCAGGCGTGGACTCCGGTCTTCTCCGGCTGGTGGTACCGGCCGGCGGCAAGGGGGCGATCAGATGGTCGGTTCGTGAGGTGCAGCTCGGTGACATCACCAAAGCTGTTGTGCAAGTAGATTTTTCGCCGCCCAGCCAGCGAGAGCTGGATCTGGTCGGCCAGGCCGGAACGGAGGCCGGAGCATGA
- a CDS encoding ferritin-like domain-containing protein has translation MTSTEPTPTETARPSDPAAAALYDALAAEHATIYGYGIVSAHSTPDDNWLVSEAIAGHREQREALLSMLAAQSVEPPPAAPGYQLPMVVNDPSQAAELALQMENDVATAWRAVLEQSSNEADRTYAVGALTQSAILAARWQKILGEWPITTAFPGGPE, from the coding sequence ATGACCTCCACCGAACCCACACCCACCGAGACGGCTCGCCCGTCGGACCCGGCGGCCGCCGCCCTGTACGACGCGCTGGCAGCCGAGCACGCGACGATCTACGGGTACGGGATCGTCTCGGCGCATTCCACACCGGACGACAACTGGCTGGTCTCCGAGGCCATCGCCGGGCATCGCGAACAGCGCGAGGCACTGTTGTCGATGCTGGCTGCGCAATCTGTCGAGCCACCGCCGGCCGCGCCGGGTTATCAGCTGCCCATGGTGGTCAACGACCCATCACAAGCCGCCGAGCTGGCCCTGCAGATGGAGAACGACGTCGCCACGGCCTGGCGGGCCGTTCTCGAGCAGTCCAGCAACGAAGCGGACCGAACCTACGCGGTGGGAGCGCTGACCCAGAGCGCCATTCTGGCCGCCCGGTGGCAGAAGATCCTCGGCGAGTGGCCGATCACCACGGCCTTCCCGGGCGGACCCGAGTAG
- a CDS encoding proline--tRNA ligase: MITRMSELFLRTLRDDPADAEVPSHKLLIRAGYVRPVGPGLYSWLPLGLRVLRKIEAIVRDEMAHIGGQEILFPALLPRTPYENTNRWTEYGPNLFRLQDRRRNDYLLAPTHEEMFALTVKGEYSSYKDFPVILYQIQNKYRDEARPRAGILRGREFLMKDSYSFDVDDDGLKNAYHAHREAYQKIFARLGLEYVIVSAVSGAMGGSASEEFLAESEVGEDTFVRCLESGYAANVEAVITKVPEPLPIDGQPEAKVYETPDTPTIATLVDWANSAGLPQFDRPVTAADTLKNVLLKTREPGGEWELLAVGVPGDREVDEKRLGAALDPAEYVMLGDADFAKNPFLVKGYVGPKALLDNGVRYLVDPRVVDGTAWITGADAPNRHVVGLVAGRDFTADGTIEAAEIRDGDPSPDGAGPLVSARGIEIGHIFQLGRKYTDAFTVDVLGEDGKPVRLTMGSYGIGVSRLVAVIAEQQHDSLGLRWPASVSPFDVHLVIANKDAEARAGATELATALDRLGLDVLLDDRTASPGVKFKDAELLGMPWVVVVGRGWANGVVELRNRFSGETSEIAVDSAAVDIVAAVS, translated from the coding sequence GTGATCACCCGCATGTCGGAGCTGTTTCTCCGAACCCTCCGTGACGACCCGGCCGATGCCGAGGTCCCCAGCCACAAGCTGCTCATCCGCGCCGGTTACGTACGCCCTGTGGGGCCCGGTCTGTACAGCTGGTTGCCGCTGGGCCTACGGGTGCTGCGCAAGATCGAGGCGATCGTCCGTGACGAGATGGCCCACATCGGCGGCCAGGAGATCCTGTTTCCCGCCCTGCTGCCGCGTACGCCCTACGAGAACACCAACCGCTGGACCGAGTACGGCCCCAACCTCTTCCGACTTCAGGATCGTCGGCGCAACGACTACCTGCTGGCGCCGACGCACGAAGAGATGTTCGCGCTGACGGTGAAGGGGGAGTACAGCTCGTACAAAGACTTCCCGGTCATCCTCTACCAGATCCAGAACAAGTACCGCGACGAAGCGCGTCCGCGCGCGGGCATCCTGCGTGGCCGTGAGTTCCTGATGAAGGACTCCTACTCCTTCGACGTCGACGACGACGGACTCAAGAATGCCTACCACGCTCACCGTGAGGCCTATCAGAAGATCTTCGCCAGGCTGGGACTGGAGTACGTGATCGTCTCGGCGGTCTCCGGCGCCATGGGTGGCAGTGCCTCCGAGGAGTTTCTGGCCGAGAGTGAAGTCGGTGAGGACACCTTCGTGCGGTGTCTGGAGTCCGGCTACGCCGCCAACGTCGAAGCCGTGATCACCAAGGTGCCCGAGCCGCTGCCCATTGACGGACAGCCCGAGGCGAAGGTCTACGAAACCCCGGACACTCCCACCATCGCCACTCTGGTCGACTGGGCCAACAGTGCCGGCCTGCCGCAGTTCGACAGGCCGGTGACCGCGGCGGACACGCTGAAGAACGTGCTGCTCAAGACCCGTGAGCCCGGTGGTGAGTGGGAACTGCTGGCCGTCGGCGTACCCGGTGACCGCGAGGTTGACGAAAAACGTCTCGGGGCGGCGCTGGACCCGGCCGAATACGTCATGCTCGGCGACGCCGATTTCGCGAAGAACCCGTTCCTGGTGAAGGGGTATGTGGGTCCGAAGGCGTTGCTGGACAACGGGGTTCGCTACCTGGTTGACCCGCGCGTGGTCGACGGTACGGCATGGATCACCGGAGCCGACGCGCCCAACAGACACGTCGTGGGCCTGGTGGCAGGCCGCGACTTCACCGCCGACGGCACCATCGAAGCCGCCGAGATCCGCGACGGCGACCCGTCGCCTGACGGTGCGGGCCCGCTGGTGTCGGCGCGCGGTATCGAGATCGGACACATCTTCCAGCTCGGTCGCAAGTACACCGACGCCTTCACCGTCGACGTCCTCGGCGAGGACGGCAAGCCGGTGCGGCTCACCATGGGGTCCTACGGCATCGGCGTGTCCCGGCTGGTGGCCGTCATCGCCGAGCAGCAGCACGACAGCCTCGGGCTGCGGTGGCCGGCATCGGTATCACCCTTCGATGTACACCTGGTGATCGCCAACAAGGACGCCGAGGCGCGTGCCGGGGCCACCGAACTGGCCACGGCGCTGGACCGGCTCGGCCTCGACGTGCTGCTCGACGACAGGACGGCCTCGCCGGGGGTGAAGTTCAAGGACGCCGAGCTGCTCGGCATGCCATGGGTGGTGGTCGTCGGTCGCGGCTGGGCCAACGGTGTGGTGGAGCTGCGCAACAGGTTCAGCGGTGAGACCAGTGAGATTGCGGTCGATTCGGCGGCCGTGGACATCGTGGCGGCGGTGTCGTAG
- a CDS encoding MFS transporter encodes MTALNDAERAHAEARAAGSDRALPVKVEKSQRTGKFPSWLPSRRFIYAVIAIGGMQLLATMDSTIAIVALPQIQDELGLSDAGRSWVITAYVLTFGGLMLLGGRLGDTIGRKRTFIVGVALFTIASVLCGIAWSEGTLVVARLLQGVGAAIASPTGLALVATTFPKGPARNAATAVFAAMTGVGSVMGLVVGGALTEVSWRLAFLVNVPIGLLMLFLAYTTLRETNKERMKLDAAGALLATLGCTAAVFGFTQGPENGWLTPMTLAAGAVALVAFVAFVIVERTAENPVVPFALFRDRNRVATFYAVFLAGGVMFTLTVLIGLYVQDIMGYSALRAGIGFIPFVIALGIGLGLSSVLVSKFPPRVLVIGGGVLVLAAMLYGSTLHGDIPYFPNLVIPITVGGFGIGMIVVPLTVSAIAGVGFDQIGPVSAIALMLQNLGGPVVLAIIQAVITSRTLYLGGTTGPVKDMNEAQLNALDAGYTYGLLWVAAVAVLVGAAALFIGYTAKQVAHAQEVKDALDAGEL; translated from the coding sequence ATGACGGCACTCAACGACGCCGAACGGGCACACGCGGAAGCACGTGCTGCCGGCTCGGACCGCGCGCTGCCGGTGAAGGTGGAGAAGTCGCAGCGTACGGGCAAGTTCCCCAGTTGGTTGCCGTCGCGGCGTTTCATCTACGCGGTCATCGCGATCGGCGGCATGCAGTTGCTGGCCACCATGGACAGCACCATCGCCATCGTCGCGCTGCCGCAGATCCAGGACGAACTCGGTCTGTCTGACGCAGGCCGCAGCTGGGTCATCACCGCATACGTCCTGACGTTCGGCGGCCTGATGCTGCTCGGCGGCCGCCTTGGTGACACCATCGGCCGCAAGCGCACCTTCATCGTGGGTGTCGCGCTGTTCACCATCGCCTCGGTGTTGTGTGGAATCGCTTGGAGTGAAGGCACTCTGGTGGTCGCGCGCCTGCTGCAAGGCGTCGGCGCGGCCATCGCCTCGCCCACCGGCCTGGCACTGGTGGCCACCACGTTCCCCAAGGGCCCGGCCCGTAACGCCGCCACCGCGGTGTTCGCCGCCATGACCGGCGTGGGTTCGGTGATGGGCCTCGTTGTCGGTGGCGCACTCACCGAGGTCTCCTGGCGCCTGGCGTTCCTGGTGAACGTGCCGATTGGCCTGCTGATGCTGTTCCTGGCCTACACCACGCTTCGCGAGACCAACAAGGAGCGGATGAAGCTCGACGCCGCAGGCGCGTTGCTGGCCACCCTGGGGTGCACGGCGGCGGTGTTCGGTTTCACCCAGGGTCCGGAGAACGGCTGGCTGACGCCGATGACACTCGCCGCGGGTGCCGTGGCCCTGGTGGCTTTCGTGGCGTTCGTCATCGTCGAGCGCACCGCCGAGAACCCCGTTGTGCCCTTCGCCCTGTTCCGGGATCGCAACCGGGTGGCCACCTTCTATGCAGTGTTCCTCGCCGGCGGCGTCATGTTCACGCTGACCGTGCTGATCGGGCTGTACGTGCAGGACATCATGGGCTACAGCGCCCTGAGGGCCGGTATCGGCTTCATCCCGTTCGTGATCGCCCTGGGTATCGGCCTCGGCCTGTCCTCGGTTCTGGTGTCGAAGTTCCCGCCGCGGGTCCTCGTCATCGGTGGTGGCGTCCTGGTGCTGGCCGCCATGCTCTACGGCAGCACCTTGCACGGCGACATCCCGTACTTCCCCAATCTCGTCATCCCCATCACGGTGGGCGGCTTCGGCATCGGCATGATCGTCGTCCCGTTGACCGTGTCGGCCATCGCCGGTGTCGGTTTCGACCAGATCGGTCCCGTCTCCGCCATCGCGCTGATGCTGCAGAACCTCGGTGGCCCCGTGGTGCTCGCGATCATCCAGGCCGTCATCACCTCGCGCACGCTCTACCTGGGCGGTACCACCGGCCCGGTCAAGGACATGAACGAGGCGCAGCTCAACGCTCTGGATGCCGGATACACCTACGGCCTGTTGTGGGTGGCTGCCGTGGCGGTCCTGGTGGGCGCCGCCGCGTTGTTCATCGGCTACACCGCCAAGCAGGTGGCGCATGCGCAAGAAGTCAAGGACGCATTGGACGCCGGCGAGCTCTGA